The DNA window GGACTCTGCCGAGGTGCGTAATCGGGTTCGGAACCAACAGCGCGTCCACGTCCCGTTCTTCGGCGACTGCCGTCGGCGTCCCTTCCAAGTTCTGCCCGACGACCAGTTCGACCTCCGCGGTTTCGCCGGTGCGGACGAACTGGTGGGCCAGCGAGTACAGCGTGTAGTTCGCCTCGATTTCGCGTCGCTGCCGTTCGTCGGGGTCCACGTCGTTGGGCATCTCGTAGAGGCCGAGGAGGATGACTCGACAGGAGGTGAACCCGCCCACGAAGGAGGACGGAAGCGGGTCGGGGTCGGGGAATTCGATGGGGACCAGAAGCGTCGGAGAGGACATTGTTAAATCACCTACGCCGAGGTACGGGCGACGTAGTGAAGTGTTTTTTCGATTAGACGAACGGGGGTTCCGGCGACGGCACCGACCCTGCGGCGGTCGCGAAGATTTTTCTCGGTGGAACGGGAGGCGCACACGATGCTGAAAGAGGTCCAGTTCGACGGCAGAGAACTCCGCGCTTTGTCGGGAGTCAGCGTGGTCTTCTTCGGCTTCGTCTACTTCTTCTACGTCGGCCTCGCGACCCTCGATAACGGCGTCTTCCTCGCCGTCACGGTTCTGTTAGGTGTCGTCTTCGCGTACATGGTGGCGAGCGTCGTCAACACGCTTCTGCGACGCGAGGAGTAGGGCGGCGAGTCACCTGTGCTATTTGGTCCCAAGGTACTTCGACTCTCGGGGCGTGCAACCGACCATGTCCTTCGACCCGGATGCAACCGAGACCATCGCGTTCGACTCCTACGGGACCATCGTGGACGTCACGGCGGTGGCGGAACCGCTCTCGGAGCACGTCGAGTCTCCCGAGGCCGTCTCGAAACTCTGGCGGAACCGGTCGCTTCTGTACGCGACGGTCGGGAACGCCATCGGGGAGTACGACTCGTTCTTCGAGATGAACCGCCACGCCCTCCGGTACGCCCTCCAGACGCTGGGAGTCGACCTCTCGGAGGAGGAACGCGAGGAGGTGCTCTCGACGTACCACGAACTGCCGGTGTTCGACGACGTTCACGAGGGGATGGAACGACTGCACGACGCGGGCTACGACCTCTACGTCGTCTCCAACGGCAGCGAGGAGATGCTCGAATCGATGGTCGACCACGCGGACCTCGGCGACCTGATAGCGGAGACGGTGAGCGCCGACGAGATCCAGCAGTTCAAACCCGACCCCGGCCTGTACGAACACGCCGCCGACAGAATCGGGACGCCGATAGAAGAGATAACGTTCGTCGCCGCGGGGTGGTGGGACGTGCCGGGGGCGATGAACGCCGGGATGCAGGGCGTCTGGGTGAACCGGCAGGACACGCTCTGGGGTCCGTACGAGGCGGACCCCGACCTGACCGTCGAGACGTTCGTCGAGTTCGCCGACGAACTCGGGGTCTGACGGCGCGGTTCGCCCCGCTTACTCGGATTCGCCGAAAACTTCGACGACCTGCTCGCAGTACGCGTCGAGGTCGTCCGGTTTCCGACTCGTCACCAACCGCCCGTCGGTGACGACTTCCTCGTCGACCCACTCGCCGCCCGCGTTTCGGATGTCGGTCTGGAGGCTCGGGTACGAGGTGAGCGTCCGCCCCTCCACGACGTCGGCCTCGACGAGCACCCACGGACCGTGACAGATGGCTCCGACCGGCTTCTCGGACTCGAAGAACTCGCGGACGAACGACACCGTTCCCTCGTCGCCGCGGAGTTTGTCCGCCCCGACGGTGCCGCCGGGGACGAGCAACGCGTCGTAGTCGTCCGCGGAAACGTCGGAGACGGCTTTCTCCACCTCGTACGTCCCGGCCGAGTTCAGGTCGCTCTCGACGGTCTGGGCCTCGCCCGCCTCCGGACCGACCGCGTCCACGTTCGCCCCGGCGTCTTCGACGGCCTGCCGCGGTTCGGTGAACTCCACCTCTTCGGTCCCCGCGGGCGCGAGAAGAATCGCCACGTTCGTGTCGTCGAGTGCAGTCATGGTCTCGTTTCGAAACTGCGCTTCGACTCCCCTAAGTCGTGTGGCGAACCGTTCTTCCCCCCGACGACGCCGCGGCGACGGCGTCGCGGGCGGACTCACCCGTCGGTGTCGGCGCGGACGAGCAGTTGGCGTCGGAGGCGTCGCACGTCCCGTCGCTCTCGGTCCCGCCACGGTTTGAACAGGAGGAGGAGCGCTCGCCGTCGGAGAAACCGATCGAGGTAGGCGACGCTCGCGTCCGAGAGGGCGACCGTCCGGAGGGTCGCGTCCGTCTCCGCCGCGTCACCCAGTTGGGTCTCGATGGACCGCCGCAGTTCGTAGACGTACTCCCACTCCTCGGACCGGGAGCGGAGGGCGTACATCGCCTTGTTCTCCCGCGAACGCAACCAGTTACAGAGGACGTACCACTCTTCGGACTCCAACGTAATCTCGCGGGGCATCGTCTCGGGACCCCTGCTACCGGGGCCGAAAGTATTGGTATTGTGGCCGCGCTACCTCGAAGCCCTATGGCCGGCGATGTCACCGTCGCTATCGACCCGCACGTCCACTCGGAGGGGTCCTACGACGGCCGCGAACCGGTGGAGTTGCTCCTCGAACAGGCCGACGACATCGGACTGGACGGCATCGTCGTCACCGACCACGACGAGATAGACGAGTCGCTCCGGGCCGCCGAGCTAGCCCCCGAGTACGGCCTCGTCGGCATCCCGGGCGTCGAAGTCTCCACCGCCGCGGGGCACGTCCTCGCCATCGGCGTCGAAGAACGCCCCGACCCCCGACGGCCGTTCGACGAGACGGTCGAGACCATCCGCGAGTCGGGCGGCGTCGCCGTCGTCCCCCACCCGTTCCAGCGCACCCGCCACGGCGTCCGAAAGCGGCGAATCACGGACTGCGACGCCGTCGAGGTGTTCAACTCGTGGGTGTTCACCGGCTACCGGAACCGCCGGGCGAAGCGGTTCGCCGAGAACGAGGGCTACCCCGGCGTCGCCGCCAGCGACGCCCACTCTGCTGGGTATCTCGGGCGCGCGTTCACGGAGTTCGCGATTCCCGACGCCGAGTCGAAAGCCGAAGTGGACGGCGACGACGTGGTGGAGGCGATGGACGACGACAGCGCGGAGGTGCACGGCCGCCGTCAACCCCTCCTGCGGAGCGCGCACCACTACCTCGTCGGCGCGGGGCGGAAGACGGGGTGGGCGCTCCGACGACGCGCGCCGAACCTGCTGTGACCGCCCGGCCGTGCGAACGTCTACACGTCGCGGACGGAGAGATAACTGGGAGTTGGCTCAATCTGGACGTGTTGGGCGCCCTCCGGCAGACCGGTCGCTCGCCGCTCTGAGACGGCGGAAAAATCAGGCACTGCGGCGCGGTGCGACGCTTCTTCGGTCACTCGGTATTCTCGTACTACGCGTGCGACCCCCACGAGGCGATGGGGATGAAGGGGGCCGTCGTCGTCGGAAACGCCGCGACCGGAAAGCGACTCGCGGTCGAACCGGACTACGGCGAGTGGTTCGCGGAGACCGAAAACTACGCGGCGACCCTCGATGCGACCGGACAGGACGTCGTCCGCATCGCCGTCGGTGCACCCGGAAACGGCGGCGCGCACGACGTCTCCGACCCCGACCACGGCATCGATAGCGGTCTGCGGGAGGAGGTGGGGTCCGTCTACTCGCTCACGTTCGACGGTAACGGCGTCAGCAAGTACCGGTGCACGTCCGGGCCGGCGAGTGCGATGCGCGGGGCCATCGTCGTCGGCGACCCGACGGCCGGGACGATAACCGTCCCCGAGGACGCTCTCATCGTCGGCGGCGGACTCGGCGCGGCGGCGCTTTCGCCCGTCGCCTTCGCCGTCGCCCTGAAAGTCCTCGGCACGGACGAACGACCGCCCGAGACGGAGGAGCGGACCGAACGCGGCGACGGGAACTGACCGAGCCTTACTCCGCTCGGTTTCCGGTCAGATGCCGCGAACCGTCTCGATAGCGCCGAGCGTTTCGAGCGTCATCCACGCGAGAAACAGTAGGTACAGGACGAGAAGCCCGTACGCTTCGGGGTCCGTGAGTTCGAGGTGGGTGCGGGTCACGATGACGAACACGAGCGTCGCGAACGCGAGAAAGCCCATCATCGGGACGGCGGCGAGGAAACTGACCGTCGTCGGTCCCGCGAGGAGGACGCCGACGGGGATGGCCACGAGGAGGTTGAACGTGTTGCTCCCGAGGACGTTCGTGAGGCTGGTGACGCTCTCGTCGACCTGCGCCGCGCGCACGCTGACGAACGCGTCCGGGAGACTCGTCGCGGCGGCGATGACCGTCAGTCCCCACAGGAAACTCGGCGTGTTAAATATCTCCCCGAAGCCGAGGGCGGCGCGGACGATGCCCTCGACGCCGACGGTGATGAGGAGAAGCGAGACGGCCAGCGCTCCCACCTCGCGGGGGACGTTCACGCGGACGGGTTCCGCGATGTAGTCGCGGGCGTCCTGGTACTGGAGGAAGACGTAGATGCCGTACGTGGCGAGGGGCATCAGGACGAGCGCCGGGGTGAGGATGGCCTCGGCGTTCGTCCCGCCGGGGACGTACGTCGCGCCGAGGGCGAACGTGATGAACAGGACGAGGACGCTTATGATGTAGAACTGCGCGTCCTTGTGGACGATGTCGCGCGTCGTCTCCAACTGCTCGCTGGCGAGTGCGGACGCGGCCGGGATGACCAGCAGGTTGAAGATGGCGCTCCCGACGATGGCTCCGACGCCGAGTCCGAACTCGCCGTGGAGCAGGGTGCTGAGCACGACCGAACTCAGTTCCGGAAAGCTCGACCCGATGGCGACGACGACCGCGCCGTGGACGGCCACCGGCAGGCCGAAGTGTTTGCTGAGGCGCTCTGCGGCGCGTTCGAGCAGTTCGCTCCCCTTCCAGATGACGCCCGTCGAGACGACGGCCAACGCGAGGTAGGCGAACAGTCCGTTCACGACGTGGCCCGTCTCGGCACTCGGTAAAATACGTGTTCGATTCCCGTCGAGAGCCACGATCGGTCGCCCCGCGGCGGCGGTGCGGACTCGAAACCCCCGCCAGCATATTAGTTCTCTCCGGTCTCTATGCTACCTATGTACGATGCCATACTCGTTCCGACCGACGGAAGCGAGGCGGCGATGGACGCGGCGAAGCACGCGTACAGCCTCGGCGAACGGTACGACGCGACGGTTCACGTCCTCTCGGTCGTCACGAACAGCGAAAGCGCCACGATAGTCGGACAAGGCGACGAGAAGCTGGACACGCTCCGCGAACGCGGGACCGACTCGACGCGACGCATCGTCGAAGAGGCCCTCTCGCGGGACGTCGACGCCGTCGGCGCGGTCGAAATCGGGACCCCCGACCGGACGATTCTCGGCTACGCGGAGGAGAACGACATCGACGTCATTGTGATGAGCACCCACGCTCGGTCCGGCGTCGGCCGGTTTCTCAGAGGGAGCGTCACCGAACAGGTCATCCGCGACGGGGAGACCCCCGTTCTCGCGATACAGCGGTAGTAGAGTACGTGTCGGACGGCGGAGGGGAGCGTTCGAGAACGTAAATCAAGCCTCCCTCGACCCCGTAGCCGCCGCTAATGGACACCGTCCGGTTGAACGAACGCGAGTTCCACCACATGCTTCTGGTCGCCGCCGTCTTGGGCGTCGGCGTCGGCCTCGTCGCCACCGGTTTCCGTCTCGTCTGGCTCTTCGTCAAGCACCACCTCTGGGAGGCGTTGGCCGCGCCGTACTGGCGCGTCCCGGTCAGCGTCGTCGCGGGCATCCTCATCGGCGCTATCCTCTATGCGACGTTCTACCCGGGGGCGCTCTCCACCCTCGTCCAGCAGTTCCACGCCGAGGGGCGCGTCGAACTCGAAGAGAACGTCCCCATCATCCCCGTCGGTCTCGTCGGTCTGGTCGCCGGGCAGAACGCCGGCCCCGAGGGCGTGATGTCGGTCGTCGGCGGGTCGTTCGGGACGTACGTCTCCGAACTGTTCGAGTTCGAGAACTCCACGAAGTTGCTGACCCTCGCGGGGATGGGTGCGGGGTTCGGGGCGATTCTGGGCGCGCCCATCGGCGGCGCACTGCTCTGGTTAGAACTCCCCCACGAACGCGGACTGGAGTACTACGAAGCCATCGTCCCCACGTTCGTCGCCTCGTTCGCCGGCTACCTCACCGAAGTTACCCTCGGCGGAATGGAACTGTTCCCCGCGTGGAGGACGGCGTCTATCATGCCGCTGACCCCCGCGCAGTTGGGATGGGCCGTCGCCGTCGGTCTCCTCTGTATCCCGTTCGGACTGGTGTACTCGAAGACGTTCTCGGCGATAGGACGGCTGTTTCGCCGGCTGTCGCTCGCCGTCTACGTCCGAACGACGCTCGCCGGCGGCGTCATCGGTGTGCTCGGGTGGCTCGTTCCGCTGTCGTACTTCTACGGCGGTTCGAAGATGAACGTCCTGTTGGAACGGGGTGCGTCGCTCGGTCCCGAGGGGTTGATGCTCACGCTCGCCGCGGTGATGGTCGCCGCCGGGTTCACGATTCACGGCAACTGGATCGGCGGCCTCATCATCCCGCACATGTTCATGGGGGCGCTCGTCGGTCAAGCGGCGGCGTTGGTCGTTCCCGGCCTCTCGCCCGTGTTGGCGACGCTCGCGGGGATGGCCGCGTTCAACTCCGTCGTGACGGGGACGCCGCTTTCCTCGGCGCTCATCGCCATCGCACTCACGGACGGAGCGAGCATCACGCCGGTGTTCCTCGCATCGCTCGTGGCGTTCGGAGCGAGTCCGTCCGTGCGGTTCCTCGACGAAGCCGCGCCGCGCTCCGAGTCTCCGAACTTCCACATCTCCGACGACTGACCGCTCCGCGCGACGAGCGCTCGAACCGTTTCGGTCAGAGTGTTGAACAGGGCGGGGAACGACGGAGAGGTATGAACCGGCGGCGAGTGGGGACGAGCCTGTACGCGGGGGTTCTGTTCAGCATCCTCGGGCTCGTCGGATGGGTGAGCGGACACCCGTTCATCTTCCCGAGTCTCGGACCGTCGGCGTTCATCCTCGCGTTCGAACGTCGCGGCGAACGGACGAGGACGTACCGAATCGTCGGTGGACACCTCATCGGTTGCGTCTGCGGACTGTTCGCCTACTGGCTCCTCGCCGCGGGGACGGTGCTCACGACGTCCCCGCCCGGACTCTCTGTGGAAGGCCTTCGACTCGCCGCGAGCGGGTTTCTCTCCGTCGTCCTGACGAGTTGGGGGATGATAGCGACCGATACGAAGCACGCGCCGGCCTGCGCGACGACGCTCATCGTCTCGCTCGGATTGCTCTCGTCTCTGACCGAAGTCGCCATCATCGTCGCGAGCGTCGTTATCCTCGTCGAAGCGCACTTGGGCGTGTTGTGGGCGTTCGAGCGGATAGTCGGCGACGCTTCCGTACCGTCCGCGGCGGGCGACGACGTCGAATCGACGGAGTGACCGAAGGGGCACGCGCGACGGAGGGGCCTTCACTGTTCCTGTTCGGGCGTCGTGAACGGAATCGTCGCCGCCGTCCGCTTCGTGACGGTGGCGATGCGGAGGATGTACGCGAACAGGACCGAGAGGGGGATGAGACCGACAGTCACCACCGCGGGGACCAACAGAGGGACGACGAACGACGGGACGGACGCCCCCGACGAGGCGGTGAACAGGAACAAGCCGGACGCGACGACGGTCACCGAGGGGAGTCCGACGTAGAACAGGCGACGCGACAGTTCAGCGAGTTGCTGTTGGAGGTAGATGGACTTGAAGTACTGCCGCGCGACGTCGATACGCTGGAGGTCGTCGATGAGCCTGTCTATCGCCTCCTTCACGTGCCCCGGGAGGCTGTCGCCGTGCTTCGATTTGATCCGGCGGAGGTGGTTGATATCTCTCGCGTAGTTGGTGGTGAGCGTCGCAGAGAGGACGTGGAACGTCGACGCGTCCGACTCTTGGAGGAGCCCGTCCGTCTGGTCTAACTGCTCGGTCACCCGCGATACGGCGGCGTCGACTTCGCCGTACACCTGGTCGTTCGTCTCCGCGATGGAGAGGCCGCCCAACTCCTGGGCCGCCTTCCGCGTGTTCTCGACGACCAACTGGAGGAAGCCCAGGGGCTCCACCGGGGCGATTCGCCCGGCGGCGTCCTCGACGTCCGTCCGGTAGTCGATGACGCCCTCCATCTGCGACTCCAGTTCGTCGGGCGTGCCTAACTCCCGCGAGAGCAACAGTTGGCTGATGGAGACGACGACGGTGATGACGGTGAGGTTACCGCTAATCAGTCCGCCGTACACGTAGTAGATGGGCTGTTTACTCACGAAAGGGCTCAGCCCCGAGAGACTCAGCGAGGCGACGAAGACGAACAGAACGAGGGCCGTTATCCCCGCGACGACGACTCTGCTGCCGTCGAGCAAGAACCACTCTCTCCACTTTCCCTTGGAGGCCAGAGACTCCTCCTTCGATGACATCGGCATCGAGTAGGAGATCGGTTTCAAAAGACTCCTCGGCCGTCGCGCCCCGTACGGCGGTTTCATCCCCGATACTCGAACAGGTCGCGCAGTTCCGCCACGTCGCCCGGCGTCGTCCCCCCGAAGAACTCCCTGTCCCGTTCCGACATCCGCCGAATCTCCTCCTCCGAGAACGTCATTTCCGGGTCTATCGACGCTCGCGGTTCGACGCAGCGACTCGCGTCTATCTCGTAGTCGTCGCCGAAACACCGCTCGAAGATGTACTTCGCCCGGCGGAGGTGCAGACACGAACTGACGACTCGGACGGTGTCGCCCCCCCAGTCGAGTTCGTCCACGAGGAGGCGCGCGAAGAAGCCGTTCTCCCGCGTGTCGCGGGCGTTCGACTCCACCAGTACCCTCTCCGATGGGACGCCGCGCGTCACCGCGTAGTCGCGCATCGCCTCGGCCTCCGACGTCGGAACGTCCGGGTTCGTCTCCCCGCCGGTGAATATCAGGTACGGGGCGTCCGTCTCCCGAAACACGTCGATGGAGAGGTCGACGCGCCGGCGGAGGTGGGGGTGTACCTCCGCGCCGGTCAATCGCTGTCCGAGCGTAATCACGACCATGGCTGGACACCGCGTACGCGGCGACGTAAGTGGCGGTGGAATCCGTCGCCCCGCCCGACGCGTCCCGAAAGTATATGTCTCGAATGGCTGTCACTCTCGCCCATGACGGGAGCGGACATCGAGTTCCTGTTCGAGTCGGCCGACACCGAGGCGCGGTTCGTCCGAGCGTACCTGCCCGAGGCGTGGGAGCGATTCGGGACGGCGGCGCACTGGGAGACGGGGTGGTTCTGGTCGTACCGGCAGTTCGCCGGGTACGACGCCGGGCCGGACGGCGGCTTAGTACGTCTCGTGTTCGAGGGTGACCCCGAGGCCCTCGTCGAGACCGAATCCGAGGCGTGGGACCGATTCGAGGGTCTCGACTCGTGGACGCTCACGACGTACGACGAGATGGGGTACGACAGCCTCCTCGAACAGCAACGGGACGCCAAGGGCGAGGCGGGCGGCGAGTGGGACTACCGGCTGAAACCCCTCGTCTCGGAGTTCTCGCTGGCGTACCTCCGGGAGTTCGAGGAGGGGCTTCCGGCGGTCGGAGACGAACGCGACGTGAACCCGCGCGCGTTCGGCTTCTGGGCGGTCAT is part of the Halopelagius longus genome and encodes:
- a CDS encoding haloacid dehalogenase type II yields the protein MSFDPDATETIAFDSYGTIVDVTAVAEPLSEHVESPEAVSKLWRNRSLLYATVGNAIGEYDSFFEMNRHALRYALQTLGVDLSEEEREEVLSTYHELPVFDDVHEGMERLHDAGYDLYVVSNGSEEMLESMVDHADLGDLIAETVSADEIQQFKPDPGLYEHAADRIGTPIEEITFVAAGWWDVPGAMNAGMQGVWVNRQDTLWGPYEADPDLTVETFVEFADELGV
- a CDS encoding type 1 glutamine amidotransferase domain-containing protein gives rise to the protein MTALDDTNVAILLAPAGTEEVEFTEPRQAVEDAGANVDAVGPEAGEAQTVESDLNSAGTYEVEKAVSDVSADDYDALLVPGGTVGADKLRGDEGTVSFVREFFESEKPVGAICHGPWVLVEADVVEGRTLTSYPSLQTDIRNAGGEWVDEEVVTDGRLVTSRKPDDLDAYCEQVVEVFGESE
- a CDS encoding PHP domain-containing protein, coding for MAGDVTVAIDPHVHSEGSYDGREPVELLLEQADDIGLDGIVVTDHDEIDESLRAAELAPEYGLVGIPGVEVSTAAGHVLAIGVEERPDPRRPFDETVETIRESGGVAVVPHPFQRTRHGVRKRRITDCDAVEVFNSWVFTGYRNRRAKRFAENEGYPGVAASDAHSAGYLGRAFTEFAIPDAESKAEVDGDDVVEAMDDDSAEVHGRRQPLLRSAHHYLVGAGRKTGWALRRRAPNLL
- a CDS encoding cupredoxin domain-containing protein, with the translated sequence MRRFFGHSVFSYYACDPHEAMGMKGAVVVGNAATGKRLAVEPDYGEWFAETENYAATLDATGQDVVRIAVGAPGNGGAHDVSDPDHGIDSGLREEVGSVYSLTFDGNGVSKYRCTSGPASAMRGAIVVGDPTAGTITVPEDALIVGGGLGAAALSPVAFAVALKVLGTDERPPETEERTERGDGN
- a CDS encoding sodium:calcium antiporter; protein product: MNGLFAYLALAVVSTGVIWKGSELLERAAERLSKHFGLPVAVHGAVVVAIGSSFPELSSVVLSTLLHGEFGLGVGAIVGSAIFNLLVIPAASALASEQLETTRDIVHKDAQFYIISVLVLFITFALGATYVPGGTNAEAILTPALVLMPLATYGIYVFLQYQDARDYIAEPVRVNVPREVGALAVSLLLITVGVEGIVRAALGFGEIFNTPSFLWGLTVIAAATSLPDAFVSVRAAQVDESVTSLTNVLGSNTFNLLVAIPVGVLLAGPTTVSFLAAVPMMGFLAFATLVFVIVTRTHLELTDPEAYGLLVLYLLFLAWMTLETLGAIETVRGI
- a CDS encoding universal stress protein is translated as MYDAILVPTDGSEAAMDAAKHAYSLGERYDATVHVLSVVTNSESATIVGQGDEKLDTLRERGTDSTRRIVEEALSRDVDAVGAVEIGTPDRTILGYAEENDIDVIVMSTHARSGVGRFLRGSVTEQVIRDGETPVLAIQR
- a CDS encoding chloride channel protein; translation: MDTVRLNEREFHHMLLVAAVLGVGVGLVATGFRLVWLFVKHHLWEALAAPYWRVPVSVVAGILIGAILYATFYPGALSTLVQQFHAEGRVELEENVPIIPVGLVGLVAGQNAGPEGVMSVVGGSFGTYVSELFEFENSTKLLTLAGMGAGFGAILGAPIGGALLWLELPHERGLEYYEAIVPTFVASFAGYLTEVTLGGMELFPAWRTASIMPLTPAQLGWAVAVGLLCIPFGLVYSKTFSAIGRLFRRLSLAVYVRTTLAGGVIGVLGWLVPLSYFYGGSKMNVLLERGASLGPEGLMLTLAAVMVAAGFTIHGNWIGGLIIPHMFMGALVGQAAALVVPGLSPVLATLAGMAAFNSVVTGTPLSSALIAIALTDGASITPVFLASLVAFGASPSVRFLDEAAPRSESPNFHISDD
- a CDS encoding HPP family protein, with the protein product MNRRRVGTSLYAGVLFSILGLVGWVSGHPFIFPSLGPSAFILAFERRGERTRTYRIVGGHLIGCVCGLFAYWLLAAGTVLTTSPPGLSVEGLRLAASGFLSVVLTSWGMIATDTKHAPACATTLIVSLGLLSSLTEVAIIVASVVILVEAHLGVLWAFERIVGDASVPSAAGDDVESTE
- a CDS encoding YdcF family protein codes for the protein MVVITLGQRLTGAEVHPHLRRRVDLSIDVFRETDAPYLIFTGGETNPDVPTSEAEAMRDYAVTRGVPSERVLVESNARDTRENGFFARLLVDELDWGGDTVRVVSSCLHLRRAKYIFERCFGDDYEIDASRCVEPRASIDPEMTFSEEEIRRMSERDREFFGGTTPGDVAELRDLFEYRG